The Salinibacterium sp. M195 genome includes a window with the following:
- a CDS encoding LacI family DNA-binding transcriptional regulator, whose protein sequence is MTQETDAPAVVPPTLLAVAQLAKVSRSTASRVLNGSPQVTEEAIAAVTRAISELNYVPNRTARNLANRTTQSIAMVIPQQTSKFFADPYFAAVIQGAALHMASTEYTLTLLIESDDDPQKTRRFLEGGNVDGALILSHYTRDADYVALSRNLPVVFGVQPLSTDEGPYSVVDVNNVEAAVLATQLLIGHGCTQIAIIGAPLGMSAGRDRAEGWRSTLASAGLAEGPFEEGDLTPAGGAAAMERLLDVGRPIDGLVAATAQMAQGAMGVLKDRGIAVPEDIAVATIDNNFFSTSTHPPLTSVDLNTDLKGAVMAETLLRIVRGEIVEKFTTIPIELIERESTRARS, encoded by the coding sequence ATGACGCAGGAAACGGATGCACCTGCCGTCGTTCCACCAACGCTGCTCGCTGTTGCCCAGCTTGCCAAGGTGTCGCGTTCGACAGCATCACGGGTGCTCAACGGTTCTCCTCAGGTGACAGAAGAGGCGATTGCTGCGGTCACCAGAGCCATCTCCGAGCTCAACTATGTGCCGAACCGGACAGCGAGGAACCTGGCGAACCGCACCACGCAGTCCATCGCAATGGTTATCCCGCAGCAGACATCTAAATTCTTCGCAGACCCCTATTTCGCTGCGGTCATTCAAGGCGCAGCGCTGCACATGGCGTCGACGGAATACACTCTTACTCTGTTGATTGAATCTGATGACGATCCGCAGAAAACACGGCGGTTCCTTGAGGGCGGCAATGTGGATGGCGCCCTCATCTTGTCGCATTACACCCGTGACGCGGATTACGTGGCGCTCTCTCGCAATTTGCCCGTGGTGTTCGGTGTTCAACCGTTGAGCACCGACGAGGGACCCTACTCGGTCGTTGACGTCAACAATGTGGAGGCGGCAGTTCTTGCCACTCAGCTTCTCATTGGCCACGGCTGCACCCAGATCGCCATAATCGGTGCACCGTTGGGGATGTCCGCTGGGCGTGATCGCGCGGAGGGCTGGCGCTCGACGCTGGCTTCAGCCGGCCTGGCTGAGGGCCCGTTCGAAGAGGGCGATCTCACGCCTGCGGGTGGCGCGGCGGCCATGGAGCGTCTTCTGGATGTTGGTCGGCCGATCGACGGGCTGGTGGCAGCGACGGCTCAGATGGCACAGGGGGCAATGGGCGTGCTGAAGGATCGTGGCATTGCCGTTCCCGAAGATATCGCTGTGGCGACTATCGACAACAACTTCTTTTCGACGAGCACCCATCCACCGTTGACTTCAGTCGATCTAAATACCGACCTGAAGGGTGCAGTGATGGCGGAAACGCTGCTGCGGATTGTGCGGGGCGAGATCGTCGAAAAGTTCACCACGATTCCGATCGAGCTCATCGAACGCGAATCGACCCGCGCGAGAAGCTGA